Proteins co-encoded in one Parascardovia denticolens DSM 10105 = JCM 12538 genomic window:
- the rpsA gene encoding 30S ribosomal protein S1 codes for MTDNKAEVEKVAINDIGTVDDFIKAVDSTIKNFDDGDLVEGTVVKIDHDEVLLDIGYKTEGVIPSKELSIKKDVTPEDVVEVGDTIEALVVTKEDKEGRLILSKKRAQYERAWGDVEKIKEADGVVEGTVIEAVKGGLIVDIGLRGFLPASLVEMRRVRDLAPYIGQKIQAKILELDKNRNNVVLSRREYLEETQSEVRETFLSQLKKGQVREGTISSIVNFGAFVDLGGVDGLIHVSELSWKHIDHPSEVVKVGDKVTVEVLDVDLDRERISLSLKATQEDPWQRFARTHVPGQIVRGKVTKIVQFGVFVSVDDGIEGLIHISELANRHVENPETVVKPGETIFVKVIDVDLDRRRISLSLKQANDSVDPASEDFDPALYGMPAEYDENGNYKYPEGFDPETNEWIEGYEKQREEWESQYAAAHDLWEEHKAFVAKELQNAAASAAEDGQAEPEAKVEEEATSYSSADKSEGTLAADDQLAALREQLLNENK; via the coding sequence ATGACAGATAACAAAGCGGAAGTCGAAAAGGTGGCGATCAACGACATCGGCACCGTCGATGACTTCATCAAGGCAGTCGATTCCACCATCAAGAACTTCGACGATGGTGACTTGGTCGAGGGCACTGTCGTCAAGATCGATCATGACGAAGTTCTCCTGGACATCGGCTACAAGACCGAAGGTGTGATTCCTTCGAAAGAACTCTCCATCAAGAAGGACGTGACTCCTGAGGATGTCGTCGAAGTCGGCGACACCATCGAAGCCCTGGTCGTGACCAAGGAAGACAAGGAAGGCCGTCTCATCCTCTCCAAGAAGCGCGCTCAGTACGAACGCGCCTGGGGCGATGTGGAGAAGATCAAGGAAGCCGATGGCGTGGTCGAAGGTACCGTCATCGAAGCCGTCAAGGGCGGTCTGATCGTCGATATCGGTCTGCGTGGCTTCCTGCCCGCGTCTCTGGTCGAGATGCGTCGTGTCCGTGATTTGGCTCCTTACATTGGCCAGAAGATCCAGGCCAAGATCCTCGAGCTTGACAAGAACCGCAACAACGTGGTCCTGTCCCGCCGCGAGTATCTGGAGGAGACCCAGTCCGAAGTCCGTGAGACCTTCCTGTCCCAGTTGAAGAAGGGCCAGGTCCGCGAAGGTACTATTTCCTCCATCGTCAACTTCGGCGCCTTCGTCGATCTTGGCGGCGTCGATGGTCTGATCCATGTTTCTGAGCTGTCATGGAAGCACATCGATCATCCATCCGAGGTCGTGAAGGTCGGAGACAAGGTCACCGTGGAGGTGCTCGACGTCGATCTCGACCGCGAGCGCATCTCCCTCTCCCTCAAGGCCACCCAGGAAGATCCGTGGCAGCGTTTCGCGCGCACCCATGTTCCTGGACAGATCGTCAGGGGCAAGGTCACCAAGATCGTTCAGTTCGGTGTCTTCGTCTCCGTTGATGACGGCATCGAAGGCCTCATCCATATCTCCGAGCTGGCCAACCGCCACGTGGAAAACCCCGAGACCGTGGTCAAGCCTGGCGAGACCATCTTCGTCAAGGTGATCGATGTGGATCTGGACCGTCGCCGCATCTCCCTGTCCCTCAAGCAGGCCAACGATTCCGTTGACCCCGCTTCCGAGGACTTTGATCCGGCCCTCTACGGCATGCCCGCCGAGTATGACGAGAACGGCAACTACAAGTATCCGGAAGGATTCGATCCCGAGACCAACGAATGGATCGAAGGCTATGAGAAGCAGCGTGAAGAGTGGGAATCCCAGTACGCCGCCGCTCATGACCTGTGGGAGGAGCACAAGGCTTTCGTGGCCAAGGAGCTCCAGAACGCCGCCGCTTCCGCAGCCGAGGATGGTCAGGCCGAGCCTGAAGCCAAAGTCGAGGAAGAAGCCACTTCTTATTCTTCCGCGGACAAATCCGAAGGCACCCTGGCTGCTGATGATCAGCTGGCCGCTCTGCGCGAGCAGCTG
- a CDS encoding bifunctional methylenetetrahydrofolate dehydrogenase/methenyltetrahydrofolate cyclohydrolase, which produces MPLVLDGKATAAKIKDDLRARVLKVNAQGYEPGLATLLVGQDPGSVKYVAGKHKDCKEIGIRSLRLDLPETASAGQVIEAIERLNSDPACTGFIVQLPLPQSMDPDAIIDHVNPAKDADGMHPYNLGRLVLHTTGIDDVPMPCTPRGILTLLDDYGVDLAGKDVCVLGRGITIGRTMGMLLTTKGVDATVTLCHSKTRDIADKTRRADVIISAIGQAHFIRPDMIKPGTVLIDVGVSRVWDEESGRWRIQGDVDPACYPLVSAYSPNPGGVGPMTRAMLLSNVVDMAERKVR; this is translated from the coding sequence ATGCCGCTGGTGCTGGATGGGAAAGCTACGGCCGCCAAAATCAAGGATGATCTGCGCGCTCGCGTGCTGAAGGTGAACGCCCAGGGCTATGAACCGGGCCTGGCCACCCTCCTGGTTGGGCAAGACCCGGGCTCGGTCAAATACGTGGCCGGAAAGCATAAGGATTGTAAGGAGATCGGAATCAGATCCTTGCGTCTGGACCTTCCTGAAACCGCTTCGGCCGGCCAGGTGATCGAAGCCATCGAAAGGCTCAACAGCGACCCCGCCTGCACGGGATTCATCGTCCAGCTGCCTTTACCCCAGTCCATGGACCCCGACGCCATCATCGACCACGTCAATCCGGCCAAAGACGCCGACGGCATGCATCCTTACAATCTGGGGCGCCTGGTCCTGCACACCACAGGCATCGACGACGTCCCCATGCCTTGCACCCCCCGGGGTATCCTCACCCTTTTGGACGACTACGGGGTGGACTTGGCCGGGAAGGACGTGTGCGTCCTCGGCCGGGGGATCACCATCGGGCGAACCATGGGCATGCTGCTGACCACCAAGGGGGTGGACGCCACCGTCACCCTCTGCCATTCCAAGACCCGGGACATCGCCGACAAGACCCGGCGGGCTGATGTGATCATCTCGGCCATCGGCCAGGCCCACTTCATCCGTCCGGACATGATCAAGCCAGGGACCGTCCTCATCGACGTGGGCGTTTCCCGCGTATGGGATGAGGAGTCCGGCCGCTGGCGCATCCAAGGGGATGTGGACCCGGCTTGCTATCCGCTTGTTTCCGCTTACAGCCCCAACCCGGGAGGGGTGGGTCCCATGACCAGGGCCATGCTCCTATCCAACGTGGTGGATATGGCCGAGCGCAAGGTCCGCTGA
- a CDS encoding CarD family transcriptional regulator: MEYKVGDTVVYPRHGAARIEEITERTLRGVTRIYLRLTVLSSDGLEISVPADAVDKVGVREVVNGVAVAKVFEILRTPIVEEKTNWSRRYKLNVEKIATGDVNKIAEVVRDLSQRDDDEHGLSAGEKRMLSKARNILTSEIALSEKIDDEEAQRLLDVNLGYQDPEPGDEKHHAQAPEEAAYQTLFRLEEEEKAEKAAAKKAAKEAKKASKDDKDSKKEDKEDPASESED, translated from the coding sequence ATGGAATATAAAGTTGGTGACACTGTCGTATACCCACGTCATGGAGCTGCCCGCATCGAGGAGATCACCGAGCGGACCCTGCGCGGGGTCACCAGGATTTATCTGCGCCTGACCGTCCTGTCCTCCGATGGTCTGGAAATCAGCGTCCCCGCCGACGCCGTGGATAAGGTCGGCGTGCGCGAAGTGGTCAATGGGGTGGCCGTGGCCAAGGTCTTCGAGATCCTGCGGACCCCCATCGTGGAGGAAAAGACCAATTGGTCTCGCCGTTATAAGTTGAATGTGGAGAAAATCGCCACCGGGGACGTCAATAAAATCGCGGAAGTGGTCCGCGACCTTTCCCAGCGCGACGATGACGAGCATGGTCTTTCGGCCGGGGAGAAGCGCATGCTGTCCAAGGCCCGCAACATCCTGACCTCGGAGATCGCCCTCAGCGAGAAGATCGACGACGAGGAGGCCCAGAGGCTGCTTGACGTCAATCTCGGTTATCAGGATCCCGAACCCGGGGATGAGAAGCATCATGCCCAGGCTCCTGAAGAGGCCGCCTACCAGACCCTTTTCCGCCTGGAGGAAGAGGAGAAGGCCGAAAAGGCCGCAGCCAAGAAGGCGGCGAAAGAGGCCAAGAAGGCATCGAAGGACGATAAAGATAGCAAAAAAGAGGATAAAGAAGACCCTGCTTCCGAGTCGGAAGACTAG
- a CDS encoding response regulator transcription factor, whose translation MINATSGRTGQFSILVVEDEPTLATAIGQRLASEGWSTRIAGDGASAVQLAATYRPDLIIMDIMLPVMDGLEATKRIVTMRPVPILMLTARDDETDKVIGLGAGADDYMTKPFSMRELVARCKALLRRVERAKVIAKNSENEKVLEFHGLTIDPAQRLVVLRGEEIHLTPTEFDLLATLARKPKQVLTREKLLEEVWDWVDASGTRTVDSHVKALRHKLGSEMIRTVHGVGYAFEPPEA comes from the coding sequence ATGATCAACGCTACTTCAGGAAGAACCGGTCAGTTCTCCATTCTCGTTGTTGAAGACGAACCCACCCTTGCGACCGCCATCGGCCAACGATTGGCGTCGGAAGGCTGGAGCACCCGAATCGCCGGTGATGGGGCCAGCGCCGTCCAGCTAGCCGCCACCTATAGGCCCGATCTGATCATCATGGACATCATGCTCCCCGTCATGGATGGCCTGGAGGCCACCAAACGCATCGTGACCATGCGCCCCGTGCCCATCCTCATGCTGACCGCCCGCGACGACGAAACCGATAAGGTCATCGGTCTGGGCGCCGGAGCCGACGATTACATGACCAAGCCTTTCTCCATGCGCGAGCTGGTCGCCCGCTGCAAGGCCCTGCTGCGCCGGGTGGAAAGGGCCAAGGTCATCGCCAAGAACTCTGAGAACGAGAAGGTCCTGGAATTCCACGGCCTCACCATCGATCCCGCCCAAAGGCTGGTCGTCCTGCGCGGGGAAGAGATCCATCTGACCCCCACCGAGTTCGACCTCCTGGCCACTTTGGCCCGCAAGCCCAAGCAGGTCCTGACCCGCGAGAAGCTCCTGGAAGAGGTCTGGGACTGGGTGGACGCTTCCGGCACCCGTACGGTGGATTCCCACGTGAAGGCCTTGCGCCACAAGCTCGGCTCGGAGATGATCCGGACCGTGCACGGCGTCGGTTACGCCTTCGAGCCCCCTGAGGCTTAG
- a CDS encoding metal ABC transporter ATP-binding protein codes for MTPMTDQACIRFTGAAIRRGDRLIWSQGDFSIPSGSVTAIVGTNGAGKTTMIAVELGLLRLSEGSVEVLGKSAGAANKSIGYVPQNYEAVGDSNITVTESVLLGLTGTSFGWHYTSKKQKAKAAEVVDFVGLHDYAFARLSDLSGGQRQRAAIAQALVGDPELLLLDEPLANLDMASQSSLVDLLAKLNHQEGITIQVVSHDLNMLLPILTGAVYLLDGHPHYSPIDGVLNSDLLTHLYGTKVEVITTPQGDMFVTHDSDLEPASRTYHDIHQTSEAATFHTNPSCKNSQNQR; via the coding sequence ATGACCCCTATGACCGACCAAGCTTGTATCCGTTTCACCGGAGCCGCCATACGCCGCGGCGACCGCCTTATCTGGTCCCAAGGCGATTTCTCCATCCCCAGCGGCTCCGTCACCGCTATCGTCGGGACCAATGGAGCTGGGAAAACCACCATGATTGCTGTGGAGCTCGGGCTTCTGCGCCTATCCGAGGGATCGGTAGAAGTCCTAGGCAAATCTGCCGGTGCAGCAAATAAAAGCATCGGTTACGTCCCCCAGAACTACGAAGCAGTTGGGGACAGCAACATAACCGTGACCGAGTCCGTCCTCCTTGGCTTGACCGGGACTTCCTTCGGTTGGCATTACACCAGCAAGAAGCAGAAGGCCAAAGCGGCGGAAGTCGTTGATTTCGTCGGTCTGCATGATTACGCCTTCGCCCGGCTGTCCGACCTTTCCGGTGGCCAAAGGCAACGAGCGGCCATCGCCCAGGCCCTGGTCGGAGATCCTGAGCTTCTGCTGCTGGACGAACCCTTGGCCAACCTGGACATGGCCAGCCAGTCCTCCTTGGTCGACCTTCTGGCCAAGCTCAACCATCAGGAAGGCATCACCATCCAAGTGGTCTCCCACGATCTCAACATGCTCCTGCCCATCCTGACCGGAGCCGTTTACCTTCTGGACGGGCACCCCCATTACTCCCCCATCGACGGGGTCTTGAACTCAGACCTTCTGACCCATCTGTACGGGACGAAGGTGGAGGTGATCACCACGCCCCAAGGCGACATGTTCGTCACCCATGACAGCGACCTGGAACCGGCCTCCCGAACCTATCACGACATCCATCAGACCAGCGAGGCGGCGACTTTCCACACCAATCCTTCCTGCAAGAATTCTCAAAACCAGAGGTGA
- a CDS encoding metal ABC transporter solute-binding protein, Zn/Mn family, with protein MTTAMLLTTAGCGAPRSDKSPTQGKTNQSQPISVVASINQWGILAQELGGDQVKVTSILKNTKVDAHEFSPTSADLATISQAELLLANGAGYDSWATKSTSKSVTTVNAASTIGAEEGDNPHLWFSSEVRNKMAVAIRDAYINARPAKKATFTRLYKAWSQKESSLDKKLKAFAKDHKDRPYAATESVAYYLLADMGMKDATPQAYGRAIQNESEPSANDLSDFQSLIEKKKIDFLVTNPQEASDASNLLMGTAGKSGVPTVEITEQVPDKYKTQTDWIGDLVNAISRKMSTADGTDSTAPSQSSDNKS; from the coding sequence ATGACCACTGCCATGCTTTTGACGACAGCAGGTTGCGGAGCTCCTCGTTCAGACAAGAGTCCGACGCAAGGCAAAACAAATCAGTCCCAGCCGATCTCCGTGGTCGCCTCCATCAATCAGTGGGGGATCCTGGCTCAGGAGTTGGGCGGAGACCAGGTGAAAGTCACATCGATCCTGAAGAACACCAAGGTCGATGCTCATGAGTTCTCCCCTACTTCAGCGGATTTGGCTACTATTTCCCAGGCGGAACTCCTGCTGGCGAATGGAGCCGGCTACGACTCCTGGGCGACCAAGTCGACCAGCAAATCCGTGACCACGGTCAACGCCGCCTCCACTATCGGAGCCGAAGAAGGGGACAACCCTCATCTTTGGTTCTCCTCCGAGGTCCGCAACAAGATGGCTGTCGCCATCCGCGACGCTTACATCAATGCCCGCCCTGCGAAAAAGGCCACTTTCACCAGGCTCTACAAGGCATGGTCGCAGAAGGAATCCTCTTTGGACAAGAAGCTCAAGGCCTTCGCCAAAGATCATAAGGACCGCCCCTATGCGGCCACAGAATCCGTGGCCTACTATCTGCTGGCCGACATGGGCATGAAGGACGCGACTCCTCAGGCTTATGGCCGCGCCATCCAAAACGAATCGGAGCCTTCGGCAAACGATTTGTCTGACTTCCAATCCCTGATTGAGAAAAAGAAAATCGATTTCCTGGTCACTAACCCCCAGGAGGCCTCCGACGCCAGTAATCTTCTGATGGGTACCGCAGGCAAGTCCGGGGTCCCCACCGTGGAGATCACCGAGCAGGTTCCTGACAAATATAAGACGCAAACCGATTGGATTGGCGACTTGGTGAACGCCATCTCCCGGAAGATGTCCACCGCTGACGGCACGGATTCCACGGCTCCCAGCCAGTCCAGCGATAATAAGTCCTGA
- a CDS encoding HAMP domain-containing histidine kinase, translated as MRIVGAKATSRFRLPRTSSSAPHHTAPHGLYSKAAYDIYSSDKQAGGRGGKRAGAHPKTQPIRRNESPSSQTPSGSPSRERSFLSRPIGIFTSLKMELGAIITMATAVAFLMSWFLLRYHLSGWIAMPLTLVVALGITYVFSRGLVSPLGEIRDAAEQMQEGHYQVRVNKALSSRDEIGQLARSFNAMAEELEHADQMRRDLIANVSHELRTPVSALQAQVENMADGVVEPTPANLESILNQTHRLSDLIAFLLDMSRVEAGAASLEISTFNVKDFIDDVVQPLEIADGGHGHIINVRVPANITMEGDQDRLRQLYTNIISNALKHSADETSILVEVNEDIPHGTIVSNIVNFGSQIPQEARSDIFRRYVKGQGSRPGTSSGGTGLGLSIARWAAQLHSGTVRVVDDARGANFEIILPKYHIEDDED; from the coding sequence TTGCGCATCGTGGGCGCGAAAGCGACCTCCCGATTCCGTCTCCCGCGCACATCCTCATCGGCCCCGCATCATACGGCCCCTCACGGCTTATACAGCAAGGCCGCGTACGACATCTACAGCTCCGACAAGCAGGCCGGAGGGCGGGGTGGCAAACGGGCCGGAGCGCACCCGAAGACGCAACCCATAAGGCGGAACGAAAGCCCCTCATCGCAGACGCCATCCGGCTCCCCCTCCCGGGAAAGGTCCTTCCTCAGCCGCCCCATCGGGATTTTCACCTCCCTCAAAATGGAGCTGGGGGCCATCATCACCATGGCGACCGCCGTAGCCTTCCTCATGTCCTGGTTCCTGCTGCGTTATCATCTGAGCGGCTGGATCGCCATGCCCCTGACCTTGGTGGTGGCCCTGGGAATCACCTACGTCTTCTCCCGTGGCCTGGTCTCCCCTCTAGGCGAGATCCGGGACGCGGCGGAACAGATGCAGGAAGGGCATTATCAGGTCCGCGTCAATAAGGCCTTGTCCAGCCGGGATGAAATCGGCCAGCTGGCCCGCTCCTTCAACGCCATGGCCGAGGAGTTGGAGCACGCCGACCAGATGCGGCGGGACCTCATCGCCAACGTGAGCCATGAGCTGCGCACCCCGGTGTCCGCCTTGCAGGCCCAGGTGGAGAACATGGCCGACGGCGTGGTGGAGCCGACCCCCGCCAACTTGGAAAGCATCCTCAACCAGACCCACCGGCTCAGCGACCTCATCGCCTTCCTCCTAGACATGTCCCGGGTGGAAGCCGGGGCCGCCAGCCTGGAGATCAGCACTTTTAACGTCAAGGATTTCATCGACGACGTGGTGCAGCCTTTGGAGATAGCCGACGGCGGTCACGGCCACATCATCAACGTGCGCGTGCCGGCCAACATCACCATGGAAGGCGACCAGGACCGCCTGCGTCAGCTTTACACCAACATCATCTCCAACGCCCTCAAACATTCGGCCGACGAGACTTCCATCCTGGTCGAGGTCAACGAGGACATCCCCCATGGGACCATCGTTTCGAACATCGTCAACTTCGGTTCTCAGATCCCCCAAGAGGCCCGTTCCGACATCTTCCGTCGTTACGTGAAAGGCCAAGGGAGCAGACCGGGGACCAGTTCCGGAGGGACCGGCCTGGGCCTGTCCATCGCCCGATGGGCCGCCCAGCTGCATTCGGGGACGGTCCGGGTGGTCGATGACGCCCGCGGGGCCAACTTCGAGATCATCCTGCCCAAATACCATATCGAGGATGATGAGGACTAA
- a CDS encoding DUF2974 domain-containing protein: protein MAKYPDCKFEVYGHSLGSMDGQYAVSSLDDDEAKRLSGAWVYEGPNIYENLTDAQRKRAKSYQGRVHNYVDQKDLVPFGYPDKKVMAYSSDQAIDPDMGNTVYVYEDSPYVGSLYRIDSKKAKGNNLLSQKNQPAHVGWIFLYQRWNACPSTEIYFTK from the coding sequence ATGGCAAAGTATCCAGATTGCAAATTCGAAGTTTACGGTCACTCATTAGGCTCTATGGACGGACAATATGCCGTGTCATCACTCGACGATGATGAAGCCAAACGTTTAAGCGGTGCATGGGTTTATGAAGGGCCGAATATTTACGAAAACCTTACCGACGCACAGAGGAAAAGAGCAAAATCCTACCAAGGACGTGTTCATAACTATGTTGACCAAAAAGATCTTGTCCCCTTCGGATACCCAGATAAGAAGGTCATGGCTTATTCATCTGACCAGGCTATTGATCCCGACATGGGCAACACAGTCTACGTTTATGAAGATTCTCCTTACGTGGGAAGTCTATACCGCATTGACTCGAAAAAAGCAAAGGGTAATAATCTCCTCTCACAAAAAAATCAACCAGCACATGTGGGGTGGATATTTCTTTACCAAAGATGGAACGCTTGTCCTTCAACCGAAATCTACTTTACGAAATGA
- a CDS encoding metal ABC transporter permease: MITFFQYSPLWLQTLQAPFMKHAFLAGLLIAIAAGVMGYFTICRQSAFAAHALAHIGLPGATLAVLLGLPISIGMGAFALGGGLAIGALGKKASQREIATGTVLAFATGLGFYFARMTSQATQQLQNILFGSILTITEDQLLGFAIFDLFLVLVISLIFHPLLFSSIDEQVARAKGVPISLMNVLFMALMAGVITVAVPAVGTLLIFALVITPASTACMMTKSPFRVIVVSTFLCLVCIWLGLIVSTMLNLPPSFVIVTFSTLLWLLTRLISGRKS, from the coding sequence ATGATTACTTTCTTCCAGTACAGTCCTTTATGGCTGCAGACCTTACAGGCCCCCTTCATGAAGCACGCTTTTCTGGCCGGCTTGCTCATCGCCATCGCGGCAGGGGTCATGGGCTATTTCACTATCTGCCGGCAATCCGCCTTTGCCGCCCATGCCCTGGCCCACATCGGCCTTCCGGGAGCCACTTTAGCCGTGCTTTTGGGCCTCCCCATCTCTATCGGCATGGGGGCCTTCGCTTTGGGCGGCGGCCTGGCCATCGGCGCCTTAGGAAAGAAGGCCAGCCAGAGGGAAATCGCTACAGGGACCGTTTTGGCCTTCGCCACCGGCTTGGGGTTCTACTTCGCCCGCATGACCTCCCAAGCCACGCAACAGCTGCAGAACATCCTTTTCGGGTCCATCCTGACCATCACGGAAGACCAGCTTCTGGGCTTCGCCATCTTCGATCTCTTCCTGGTCCTGGTCATCAGCCTGATCTTCCATCCCCTGCTTTTCTCCTCAATCGACGAGCAGGTCGCCCGAGCCAAAGGCGTGCCCATCTCCCTGATGAACGTGCTTTTCATGGCCCTTATGGCCGGGGTCATCACCGTCGCCGTACCTGCGGTCGGAACCTTGCTCATCTTCGCCTTGGTCATTACTCCGGCTTCCACGGCTTGTATGATGACCAAGTCCCCCTTCCGAGTCATCGTCGTTTCGACCTTTCTCTGCTTGGTTTGTATTTGGTTGGGTTTGATTGTATCCACCATGTTGAATCTGCCGCCCAGCTTCGTCATCGTCACTTTCAGCACGCTGTTATGGCTGCTGACACGTCTGATTTCCGGGCGAAAGAGCTAG
- the glgB gene encoding 1,4-alpha-glucan branching protein GlgB → MPIPVSHSVLDQVSNGVYYNPHEVLGVHLDDSREEEGKKTGPVATVRVLRPLAATVTIITEKGEYEATHEWNGVFVADLPAVADGDSWTVPDYRVRTEYEDGETNLQDDPYRYLPTVGELDTYLFNEGRHERLWEVLGAHVRTYVDPMGDPDGSSDNSVTGTSFAVWAPNAHAVRVVGDFDGWGGRQYAMRELGSSGVWEIFIPGIHAGERYKYEILNANNEWKQKADPMERYHQIPPETASIVTDSHYEWKDNEWMRSRALKNPHLGPVSVYEVHAGSWKRGESYRQLADDLVAYVKDMGFTHVEFMPLAEHPFEGSWGYQVTGYYAPDSRHGQPDDLRYLIDRCHQEGIGVIMDWVPAHFPKDDFALARFDGTPLYEDPDPLRGEHPDWGTYIFNFGRNEVRNFLVANASYWLSEFHVDSLRVDAVSSMLYLDYSRENGQWRPNKYGGNENLEAISFLQETTATSYRNNPGIMMIAEESTSWQGVTAPTDSGGLGFGLKWNMGWMHDTLDYLSKHPLDRKWHHNEITFSMVYAYSEHYILPISHDEVVHGKGSLIGRMPGDDWQRFAGVRALFAYQWTHPGKNLTFMGNEMAQFGEWNEKWSIDWDCLNWEDHRGVQRLVRDLNDLYKSHSQLWELDFEPEGFQWLTSDDADYNTLSYMRLNKAGKPLVVVVNFSGSAWQSYRVPLSQGGKWKEIFTTDDAKYGGSDIHNEDIQVVDGEFHGRNWSTYLTIPALGAIILEPED, encoded by the coding sequence ATGCCAATCCCCGTTTCGCATTCCGTTTTAGACCAGGTTTCGAACGGCGTTTATTACAATCCGCATGAGGTGCTCGGGGTTCATCTGGACGACTCTCGAGAGGAAGAAGGAAAGAAGACCGGACCTGTGGCGACCGTGCGTGTGCTGCGCCCCCTCGCCGCCACCGTGACCATCATCACCGAGAAGGGCGAATACGAAGCGACCCATGAGTGGAATGGGGTCTTCGTGGCCGACCTTCCTGCCGTGGCCGACGGCGATTCCTGGACCGTCCCCGACTACCGGGTGCGCACCGAGTACGAGGATGGAGAGACCAACCTGCAGGACGACCCCTACCGCTACCTGCCTACCGTGGGTGAGCTTGACACCTACCTCTTCAACGAAGGCCGCCATGAGCGCCTCTGGGAAGTCTTGGGCGCTCATGTGCGCACTTACGTGGACCCCATGGGAGATCCTGATGGGTCGTCCGACAACTCCGTCACCGGAACCTCCTTCGCCGTGTGGGCGCCGAACGCCCATGCCGTGCGCGTGGTCGGCGATTTCGACGGTTGGGGCGGACGCCAATACGCCATGCGGGAACTGGGTTCCAGCGGCGTCTGGGAGATCTTCATCCCCGGTATCCATGCCGGCGAGCGTTACAAGTACGAAATCCTCAACGCCAACAACGAGTGGAAGCAAAAGGCCGACCCCATGGAGAGGTATCATCAGATTCCTCCGGAGACGGCCTCCATCGTGACCGACTCCCACTACGAGTGGAAAGACAACGAATGGATGCGGTCCCGCGCCTTGAAGAACCCCCATCTGGGTCCGGTCAGCGTGTACGAAGTGCACGCCGGCAGCTGGAAGCGTGGGGAAAGCTACCGCCAGTTGGCTGATGACTTGGTCGCCTACGTGAAGGATATGGGCTTCACCCATGTGGAGTTCATGCCTTTGGCCGAGCATCCTTTCGAAGGCTCGTGGGGTTACCAAGTGACCGGCTATTACGCGCCTGACTCCCGCCACGGCCAGCCTGACGACCTGCGTTATCTGATCGACCGCTGCCACCAGGAAGGCATCGGGGTCATCATGGACTGGGTCCCCGCCCATTTCCCCAAGGATGACTTCGCTCTAGCCCGTTTTGATGGCACCCCCTTGTATGAGGACCCGGACCCTCTGCGCGGGGAGCATCCCGACTGGGGCACTTACATCTTCAACTTCGGCCGTAACGAGGTGCGTAACTTCTTGGTCGCCAACGCCTCCTACTGGCTGAGCGAATTCCATGTGGACAGCCTGCGCGTGGACGCCGTCTCCTCCATGCTTTACCTGGATTACAGCCGCGAGAACGGCCAATGGCGTCCCAACAAGTACGGCGGCAACGAAAACCTGGAGGCCATCTCCTTCCTGCAGGAAACCACCGCCACCTCCTACCGCAACAACCCCGGCATCATGATGATCGCCGAGGAATCCACCTCCTGGCAAGGGGTCACCGCCCCCACCGATTCCGGCGGCCTGGGCTTCGGCCTCAAGTGGAACATGGGTTGGATGCACGACACCTTGGATTACCTGAGCAAGCATCCTCTGGACCGCAAGTGGCATCACAACGAAATCACTTTCTCCATGGTCTACGCCTATTCCGAGCACTACATCCTGCCCATCTCCCATGATGAGGTCGTCCATGGAAAGGGTTCCCTCATCGGCCGCATGCCTGGGGACGACTGGCAGCGTTTCGCCGGCGTGCGCGCCCTCTTCGCCTATCAGTGGACTCATCCAGGAAAGAACCTCACCTTCATGGGCAATGAGATGGCCCAATTCGGCGAATGGAACGAGAAGTGGAGCATCGATTGGGATTGCCTCAACTGGGAGGACCATCGCGGGGTCCAACGCCTGGTCCGCGACCTGAACGACCTCTACAAGAGCCATTCCCAGCTCTGGGAGCTTGATTTCGAGCCGGAAGGCTTCCAATGGTTGACCAGCGACGACGCCGATTACAACACCCTCAGCTATATGAGGCTCAACAAGGCCGGTAAGCCTTTGGTCGTGGTCGTCAACTTCTCCGGATCCGCCTGGCAAAGCTACCGGGTCCCCCTGTCCCAAGGCGGGAAGTGGAAGGAGATCTTCACCACCGATGACGCCAAGTACGGCGGTTCGGACATCCACAATGAGGATATCCAGGTGGTCGACGGCGAATTCCATGGCCGTAACTGGTCCACTTACCTGACCATCCCCGCCTTGGGGGCGATCATCCTGGAGCCGGAAGACTAA